The genomic interval ATTGTAAAGACCCGATGACTTTACAACTCTTTATCTACAGGATTGTATCATTCTGAGTTTGGTCAACTCTGGCACAAGCTTTATCAGCGGTTTCGCCATATTTAGCGTGCTTGGTTTCATGGCGGAAGAACAGGGCGTCCATATTTCGGAAGTCGCAGAGTCAGGTATCCCCTTCTTCAATATTGATGACTTAATATTCGTTAATCCTACGCGCGCTTATTTTGGCAGCGTTTTCTTCTCTTTGTCTACTTTTcattgcataaaaataaaggGAATTCCGAAGCCGCTGtatgaatttttaatatatgaataataAATTCGTGGCGAATAAAATAAGGGACACTTTTTGttccaaaaaataaactgtttcctTTAAAAGCGTACAATCCAAAACCAACTGTACAGGAACTAGTTTATCTGTACCCGCACACTGTTTATTCAAACCACATGAAGCAACATTTCCTGTTGTCTCAATATTTCCTTCTAACGCGTAAACTCAGTTTTTAATGAAAACCACTGCAGTATATAACGAAAATGATCAAAtcttattataatattttcctACAGGCCCAGGATTGGCGTTTATTGCTTACCCGAAGGCAATCACCCTCATGCCAGTATCTACACTGTGGGCAATTCTCTTTTTCATCATGCTTATATTACTTGGTTTGGACAGCCAGGTAGGTTACCTGTTTAATAGTTTCAGCAAATTTCTTTtgcaaaataacacaaaattttaaagtacGTCTAATTCTGCCATATATGAATGGTGCAATGGATAGTTAAAACAccatgtttaattatattaattatcacGAACTTTATTATTTGCCTTATTTCTTAACTTTGGTTTTTACGTGCAGTTTGTTGAAACCGAAggctttattacgtcattcgTCGATCTCTTTCCACGACAGCTAAGGAAAGGTTACAACCGGGAGATCTTTATCGCCCTCACGTGTCTAATATCTTACCTAATAGGATTAACCATGGTGACAAATGTAAGTTTGTTAATTTGGCTTCTAATTTAGGTACAccttcaatttatttaaagtttgctTCAGCTGTGTGTCACACGGTATATTCGTACGTGTACACTCCGCGTTTGGAGCtataaatgaatgtcactttaaatgttaaatgtcACACAGTCAAAAACATTTACGCTAACAGCGTCATTGCGgccacaatttttttatataataaagatACTGTATTTTCATTCTTTCCATTAGGGAGGCATGTACGTTTTCCAGCTGTTCGATTACTACGCTGCGAGTGGCGTCTGCTTGCTTTGGGTGGCTTTCTTTGAGGCCGGAGCCGTGGCCTGGTTTTATGGTAAATGTGATCCGATATATCTTATTAACTAAAGTAGAGTATATATACTGTTGAATTTAGGCATGTGGTATggtattgtggggtaaaatagaacaccgccttttttgcattaaaatacgagaaacaacaattaaaagcGAATGTCATGAGGagagggttttataattttttgaatgttctttgtttactaccaaataggacgaaaaaataaaataaaaaggcgtccaatctttccccaccctactatagttgTATTCAAGGTAAAATGACGCTAATTGAATAGGACGTCGAAAAGTCGTTCAGAAAATTCTTTTGTGAAGTAGATTagtaaaataatacatatttGTCCATCAATCGGATGATATTTCACGATGATACATGCGCTGAAAAATGCGGCACTTAAATAACGGGTGTGGTGGCGGTTGAATCCACTTATTAATTAACTATGTGCAATACTCAAACAATTTTCATCGCGATGTGAAAACGGAATTGTACGAACGTTCTTATATTACAAAGCTTTGGGATAAGGAGCTCGTACCATAAATTATTGATGCCACTCCCGAGCTGTAGCTGCCACGATATACAGACAGCAGTTACATTGAATTTAAAGTTTAGTGTACGAAGTGAATGGCTCATCCGGCGTACGCCTTACTTACAAAAGCGGACATCAGGATATCATATGCGCATTTCCGGCTGTAGGCTATAACATTTCTCGTGTATATCTGAAACTACCTCTTGTTCAATGTATTGTGTCCAATTTATAATTAGAAAGGCTAAAATTAACCGGCATTTTTATTGACAGGTGGCGAACGAATGTGGGTCAACATCACACGAATGGTTGGGTATCGTCCACTTCCAATCATGAAGTACATTTGGATTTTCGGCACCCCTCTTCTTACCAcggtatattttaaaacggaCGAAGTTACCCATTTCatgatgtttttttcaaaatattgatttgtgtgtgtcttaaaattttttatgaCTGACATTGACGTAACCTatacgttttgtttttttaaacagtataaGGACGTTTGGCCCACAGCGtttgttgttttctttacAGCCCGGTTTGCATTCTTCCGGCTTGTCACACGATTTCGTATTCATCTCCCGGGTAACGGAAAATTACTGGCTTTTTACAGAGGCAACCGAAATCAGCTAATAGAAGCAATcccttttctctttttttacatGCCTGCTCCGTATACCCGGCGGCGAGAGCGAAAATTTTATACTAAATCTCCCGGTGGCAAACCTTTCAAACCGctttgattatttaataatttccaCTCCTTTTTTACTCAGTGTACATTCATCTACGCCATGGTAAAGTTCGAGCCGCTCGTCTATAACAAGGTGTACGTATATCCCGAGTGGGGCACCGCCATCGGCTGGGTACTTGCTCTCAGCTCCATGGTGTTCATTCCTGGTTACGCAATCTACGCCTTCATAGTCACACCTGGTACAGTGCACGAGGTAAGCCCACCACACGACCCGATTCCACACTACGCTCATTATTAGGCGTTAAAGATTACTATCTGGGTTATTCCGCATAAAGTAATTCATGCACAGTAACATAATAGAGACAAAGTAATATAACACAGGGTacgtttacaaaacatatttgttaATGCGACTTAGAAGAGAGTTTAGCGAGCCAGCAACAAATATGGTAGAGTAGGGAAGTTTGGAACAACcttcattttgtttttcgtctcattttgtagtaaaccaGAATTTTGCACAGAATTACGTAACCGTAGCCTCGCGGctctaaaagaacgttgttaattgtaaaaaccacaaacacaatatatGGCGTTCAGGTTCTACAGTCTCCTACGATACTACATTTAGTTTTTTGAGTTACTTTTGTAAGCTTAACACCATAAACTCCAAACAGCGTTGGGTGAAACTCACTACCCCCAACCTTCGCCGCAACCACATTGACTACAACACTGAATTCCAAGACCCGATGTCTGCCCGCGAACGAATCTTCGGTACAGGTACACAGAATTTGGTCTACCGACAATCCAGCATGGAAAAGAAGGAAGAGCTATTTCCCGTAAAGTCCATCTCGCATGGAGTTTCTCTCTCCGAGGAGCAGTCCTACGCCAGCGAGCCGCCATCTTATGATTTGGTAACCGGGAATACCCATCTTTGAGAGAAGATATTGCGTCCATCATTAACACACTGCGATCTCCCAACTCGTTTTCATTATCTGATTCTGCTTTCCCTAAACCATGTATGTGAAATGTATAACAACGCGATAGGCTGTTGTGGTGCATTAGATGTAAAATGTAGATCACCCGACCCGCAATTATTTCCGATTCGCTGCTCCCACTGTGGCGTCATTTATAAGAGTGGCTACATTAATAACCCTAGCTTATGCACTGATCCATGGCAGGCGAAAACCACATTCATGGCAGTGGTAGCCGTCCAATGTAATATTACCGCCGCTTGTAGCAACGCAACAGTTAAACGCTAGTTCAAAAACATCAGAGCGTGCATGATTTTGTTAAACTTGCAAGCGAGCTAAACTCCAATACTTTTGGAAGGCTTTTCTTCGAGAAgcaaatgtatattatttggTAACTGATGGTAGctgcatttttctttatgaGATTATACATAACGCTGACCGGTCCAGCGTGCTTATACTGCTAGTACAAAACTTGCTGTTGGATTTCAGCCATTATTTTCTTATCCACGCATTTTTCTGGGAGATTTCCTTCATCATGCAGACAGAATCATGACAATGCTTAGTTTTTACCTTGTCATATAATAATTTTAGAAATTTCCAGTAAGCGCAAGCTGCTGTATGCATTGTCgttcacatatatatatcaccCCCATCATACTTATATAACTGTTGtacataaattaaatgttgCTTTAGCAGtgcttaaatatataataaacattccTGTATAAGGGAGAGTacggttgttgtttttgttgtgtttaatgTAAAAGCAGAATGTTACCCCTTTGCTGTAGTTACTATTTACTACGTACTGtacaaaatgtgtttttgcTTGACGCTATCCATGCAGCTTTACTACTCGCCTAAAAATCATTGTTTATCAAGCCAAATTCACTttcactttaaattaagtataaCACCagaaataaaaactgaaaatgtaaaaacgtTGTTTGTATACAATGATAAATCCTATGCTACAGCAGTTTCTGTTGTGTTCCGCCAGCTAGAACAATGGcgttcaattttttaaacattagcACAAAAAGACCTGCATTTGTATATACAATCGCAAGTGAGTTGATATAAACACTGTCTATTGCGTATGAGAATAATTAAACAGACTTACAATGTTTATTCCAATGACGCTAACATTGCTGCTCGGTGCTGTCGCTAGTGGCAGTTTACTCTAGTGCAAGAAAGTTCACGTTTATATTGTTCAAAACGCGTGGGTGGACACGTTGTTCCCTCTTTGCGTTTTATTTTTGGTGATTCTGTATTATACACtgattttaaagtttacatttactTGAATTATCTTTATTTTGCTCCGTGTTGCCTGTTACTGCTATAGTAAAAACTGAGCTTATGCCAGTGGTAGTACTTGGAAATGTCTATGGCATCACTAGTATTATCCTAACGTCTCTTTGATTTCATCACAAACCGTCAACGaagaaactattttattttaatgtacgtctgaagttgtttttatgtCTATAATGTACAGACGTTTTCACTCTAGAATGGGATGTGtttagataaataagttattagATGATGATTTCGTCTTAAACAGATGGGCAGGATTTCATCTTGAacagaaatgttttttattaaaacaaatgcgAAGTTTCACATTCTCACTGATCTATctattgttgtatttttactcGGAACCAAATTTGGAAATATTCCAACACATGTGTGGGTAATCTTTTGGTTCATACGTTTTATTTAGAATTAGATTATGtcaatagtttttttatcacTAGAAGTAAAGCATAAAGAACATCATGAAAACTAAAGGAAATGGACACGTTTGTGTATGATTAGTGGGTTGCTAATAATACgaaatacatttatttgcCGCTGCCGGGAATACACAGTTGAGTTGGACTTTCGAACAACTGCAGGCATTGGTTTGCGGGTGGGAATTCTAATTGCTGAATGAAGTCGTTCACTTCGTAATTCCATCTATCCAAGAAGAAgaaatggtagcaacgaccaCCCTGGGCCAGAATCTGAAAAATGGAGGATTTAGATTTTTGCATTGGTTGAACGTTTCTATATACTTGCCCTATTGGTAGATTTACAGGAATCTAAAATATGGGGTAACAGTTTTTAGTTAAACTTACCCTCAGTTTTTGCCGACATGCATGCTGCAGACCTACTCCTATTACGTAAATATGCATTCCTTGCTGAACGAAGAAGTCAGCAAGATTTTGCAACACTTGCTCAGTGGACACTCCGTAGTGATGGCAGTTGGCgcatctaaaaataaaatcctaaCGTGTTATATATGGGCCGCATAGACAAAAGCCAATTCAGCTTTTTAACGTTTATATATAACAGAAAATTCACGTACCCGTCAGTAATCAGAATGATGTCTTGCTCTACGTTGTTTTGACTCTGCCTTCCCCCATTGATGGTTGCACTCATCTCAACATAAGCGTGAATCAGAGCGTCCACAAGACATGTTCGCCGGGATGTATAATAGCTgtatctgttatatattacCAACGTTATGGACACAATCcaaaatatagaaatttaGAGCAAGGATGTATTTGACTTGACTACCTTCCGAAGAGTCTCAACGTATACTGCGATAGAAAATCACTACTGTAATCAAATCTAGAATTGACAGCGTATACACAGACgcgttttttgaaactttgtacCAGAATGGAGGACCTACCGAATATTATATGGAGAACGTATGTATCCAGCGAGAGCAGCTGGAGAGGGGTAAAAATCCTTTAGCCGAATATGATCGTGGGTGATTTGatcaaatgacgtcacagcgaCTCTGGTCTTGTGTGGTGCAACAGCGATGTCAttacacaaaactaaaaatggCAAGGTAAATTCAGTTAGGccataatattttgttgttgtattattCGATTCGGTATTCTCGGGAAACTGACATGCATGCTTTATGTTTATACTATTCTCGTTTTTTCAGGCAATAATAGATTCTGACAAAGAGCATGTCAATTGCCGGATCTAGTCTAATTTGCACGTAATATTTACCTTCCACTATTGCTGCTGCTATTCTTTTAACTTTGCTGTGGAACCTTCTGTAACCAACGCTGCCACTTTCATCAAGAAGCATTAGGACATCTCGTTTAGTTTGCACGATCTGAAACAGttttaagttacatatacaacATCTATTTTATGATAAGAACATTTTTGTTccaaaaaggttttaaaacgaATACTGGGTACTGATACTGATACTGCAGACGTGGATATATTAGTATTCACATACCGGAAAGCCAGATGAAACTTGTCGCCTTTTTCGTCCAGCTCCTACTGGATTGCAATTTCCCATTCGCTGGTCCCCTGCGCATTGTCGCACCGCTGTCGCCTGTGTCAAGATTTGTTCAATAGCAGCACTTCTGTTTCTTGGCACTGCTGCTCCATTTCCACGATTGGCCAACGTAGGGATGCTCCCCACCACATGAACCCTTGAATCACCTGGTTGACTAACTGGTCTCACGGATACGGTTTGGCCCGGGGTCGACAAACTAGAAATGAAGGTTGCGCCCATTTGTGCTCCGATGGAACAAGCTTCTGTCACTGTAGAAAAATGCTGGagttaattaaatttccaTAAACTTCCATCCATCAAAGTATAAACTGTGTTACGGAATTGAACTTACCCGGAGCGCAATGAGAGTAACCCGGCAAAGGTTGTTTCGTTCTTGTCGAACTATGTCCGCTTGTACATTTTCCCCAACCCCTGTATCTGCAGGGACGAGGTTGCGTTGTTGTAGTTCTAGTCGTCCGTGTTGGGTTAATGATAGTTGTGGTTGGAAATCGGGTCCCAAATTGACCTGTTGGTATGAAAATCatcataaaacataacatgtaATAGCAGAATATCTTGAAATAAGATAACTAACAGACGCCTGAATATAGTGtctatacatacatacatacctCCGCCTGGTCTGTCCCAAAGAAAAGCTAATGCGCTCTGCAGTGAACACGCAATGAATAATATCAGCAATGCGTTTTTCATTTTGCTTTATATGTTGTTATGCttctttaaaacatatacaaGTTACCGATATAATGTTAAATCGCTGCCACAGCAATAGATGTTTAGTTCAGAAGAAAATAGTTATTTCCTTGCAAGAAATTTCTCGTTTTGCGTTTCAAGAACTGTAGCGTCTTCAGTTGTGAAACAACCACTTTTCCACAGCATTTTCCATCATTTATATAAGGAGCATGCAGCCGTGGGCTATTGAAATAGCAATTAGGCATTTCGTCGTGACAAATTAATCTTTACTCGAACGTGACGCGCCACGGAATAATGGCTAAATCCATCTTCtgaaactgtttgtttttgttgaatgtgacgtcacaatacatgAGAATCGGAGGAAGGCCTTTAATTAGGCGCTTGAGATTGGCGTCTTTACATCACGGCAATGCTTGTCGCCTGTTCGAATATAAGTTTCTGctaattgaaaatatttcatgAATTAATTATATCATCTAATTGAGTTTCGTTTAATGTAAGTTTGGAAACTGTCTGGCCAGTGAGCATAATTGTTTTATGTGAGGGTTGCATGTCGCGGTCTCATTTTCGATTTTTGGAGATAATTGAGCTACACTTACACGTCTTTTATCGTTACTCGCCAAAATTGCCGAGGAAGTATGTCTAAATGTTAATTGGTGCAACTACAGAATTAAACTGTTGTGACTTAGGCAGCGATTAAGTGCCTAACCGCCCTCTATTTTGgaactgtttaaataaatccaACCGAAaggaatttttgtttttgacaaAAACTTTGTGCCTGGAGCAAACGGCAGTGACTGGTACTGATGACGTTTTTGCTCCTCTATAATTATCTTCTGGTGGTTTCGatcaatgttaaaaactacaccCGCCTATcctataaaatgttatttttggttCTTCTGCCATAAAATTAAGCTTATCTCACAACAAGTAATACAGTTTATTAATACCTGTTTCATTGATCCTGTGTACACGCAATTTAAACCTGACCGTAGGctataatacaaataaacgTAAATGCGGCAAGTGATGTTAatcttaatatttaaagtagGCTATTGAAGtgacattttatttaacaagttAAAACCATAAACTCATTTCTTCTAAAAATTCTTTCGTATGGCGCcttggcaaagtggttagcgcgcctctCTCTAAACAAgatgtaatgggttcaaggctcgtcgctccTACCATgattggcgtatgtgtccttggccaaAACCAACacacgacaattgcttcaacccagtggtcactaacgggttgcccaaattatcagccatacataaaacaaataaaaaatccacaaataataatcacccacaaagtaacatacatattaactcgtaagctgacatgtAAACACCTGTAACGGCTCTGTGTGagcactcgtgttataacggctgtcattttccggcgtcgcaaaaataaattaagccattaatttattcatttattcaacgGTACACATACGTGTGTACCGttgatttattcattctttcCATCTGTaaatatagaaacaatatacaatGTGATGGCGCAAGAGAGTCAACATATTTAAGCGCAAATTAGATTGGTAGTTCTGGAAACAGGACGCCGCGaaaatcaacaacaactgtAACAGCTGCATTAAAAAGCAGAAACAGGTTTAAAGGTCACACAGCTTCGCTAATATTTTGGCACAAACGTATTTTTTATGAGGTTAAAAACTGtcatacatattttattattggctaggtcatttttttcacaattttgttcttttattgtttagtaattaatgtaaaacttaaatataacaaaatattaattcatagattgaaaaattaataagtAGCTCTAGATTCCGTTTTGTGAAGGGAAACGATTTTCCTAACAAAAATCACAAGATGGAAAAATATTCCAAGATTAAGAAAATAGGTGAAGGGTCATTTGGGAAAGCAATACTTGTGAAACATAAAGAATCTGGGGAACAGTTTGTCGTTAAggtgaaatttatttaatttttcgtgCCAGTGAAGAATTCACCCACTACTTAATACGCAAGCGCTTGTTTTTTCGTTATGAGTTCATCAAAGGATTCATTACTGGCTTTTGCTTATACTTCTCCAGATTATACTAACATATGTATTGATCATAAATGAAGTATAAAATCCGGAAAAATATAGTCTAGGGTATTGTTTTAATGGAAATATTTAGAAGTTCCATCGGAGTCctgaatattaataatataaatgataAATGGCAACACTTTCTCTGTTACCTAAAAtggttgttgttattattggaaaatgtttaaactttttttttccaacAATATCTTTATTAATATTGGTGAATTCCAATCACAATATTACAAAGATAACCGTGTGCTTTATAGGAAATTGGAATCTCAAAGATGCAGCCCAAAGAAAGGAATGAAGCAAGAAAAGAAGTTCTGGT from Ciona intestinalis chromosome 2, KH, whole genome shotgun sequence carries:
- the LOC100183026 gene encoding uncharacterized protein LOC100183026 is translated as MKNALLILFIACSLQSALAFLWDRPGGGQFGTRFPTTTIINPTRTTRTTTTQPRPCRYRGWGKCTSGHSSTRTKQPLPGYSHCAPVTEACSIGAQMGATFISSLSTPGQTVSVRPVSQPGDSRVHVVGSIPTLANRGNGAAVPRNRSAAIEQILTQATAVRQCAGDQRMGNCNPVGAGRKRRQVSSGFPIVQTKRDVLMLLDESGSVGYRRFHSKVKRIAAAIVEVLCNDIAVAPHKTRVAVTSFDQITHDHIRLKDFYPSPAALAGYIRSPYNIRYSYYTSRRTCLVDALIHAYVEMSATINGGRQSQNNVEQDIILITDGCANCHHYGVSTEQVLQNLADFFVQQGMHIYVIGVGLQHACRQKLRILAQGGRCYHFFFLDRWNYEVNDFIQQLEFPPANQCLQLFESPTQLCIPGSGK